A genomic window from Wolbachia pipientis includes:
- the der gene encoding ribosome biogenesis GTPase Der, with the protein MLKIAIVGLPNAGKSTLFNRLVGRKAAVVSNIPGVTRDRREGIGRISDLEFKVIDTGGWNDQTNFSLQVIEQIEFSLSNSNIIFFLIDAKVQNERNKEFAKWLKRKMNKPVILIANKCESHKSESVDYLQFFDFLGPVYISAEHNLGMVDLYDVLAGVIENSNENTDLLGSESSKLRIAIIGRPNVGKSTFLNSLLTENRLITSSEPGTTRDSVDIVYDHNGELITLIDTAGIRRKANVIDNLESRFVEKSLESIKRSHVVVLMLDSLVGIEQQDLSIGEAAIKGGKGIIVVLNKWDLIGKDDRSKLIKFVKQQEVTRLFLEVPIVTISALKGMRCGDVIDKCLEVSESLNKKVSTAKLNKWLIDALDRHSHPLVKGKAVKMKYIAQIGTKPPAFSLICNIPESVDESYKRYLINDLRKNFFAEGVPVRLLLKKNKNPYAK; encoded by the coding sequence ATGCTAAAAATCGCCATAGTAGGCCTACCAAATGCTGGAAAATCGACCCTTTTTAATAGATTGGTAGGAAGAAAAGCAGCGGTGGTAAGTAATATTCCAGGAGTGACAAGGGATAGACGTGAGGGAATAGGGAGAATTAGCGATTTGGAGTTTAAAGTTATAGATACAGGAGGATGGAACGACCAAACTAATTTTTCACTACAAGTTATTGAACAAATAGAATTTTCTCTATCCAATTCAAACATCATTTTCTTTCTTATTGATGCAAAAGTGCAAAATGAGCGAAACAAAGAATTTGCAAAGTGGCTAAAGAGAAAAATGAATAAACCTGTAATCCTCATAGCAAATAAATGCGAGAGTCATAAATCCGAAAGTGTTGATTATTTGCAGTTTTTTGATTTTCTTGGCCCGGTGTATATCTCTGCCGAACATAATCTTGGTATGGTTGATCTTTATGATGTATTAGCTGGTGTTATTGAAAATTCGAACGAAAACACTGATCTATTGGGTAGTGAGTCCAGTAAACTTAGAATTGCAATCATCGGTCGCCCAAATGTCGGAAAATCAACTTTTTTAAACAGCCTACTTACAGAAAACAGACTAATAACAAGTTCAGAGCCAGGCACCACACGTGATTCTGTAGATATTGTATATGATCATAATGGGGAGCTAATTACTCTCATTGATACTGCAGGAATCCGCAGAAAGGCGAATGTTATAGATAACTTAGAATCAAGATTTGTTGAAAAAAGCTTAGAATCAATCAAGCGCTCTCATGTGGTAGTTTTAATGCTAGACTCCCTAGTTGGTATTGAGCAGCAGGATTTATCAATTGGTGAAGCTGCAATTAAGGGAGGGAAAGGGATTATTGTTGTTTTAAATAAGTGGGATTTAATAGGTAAGGATGACAGAAGTAAGTTAATAAAATTTGTCAAACAACAGGAAGTAACTCGGTTATTCTTGGAAGTGCCAATTGTAACAATTTCTGCATTGAAAGGCATGCGCTGCGGCGATGTGATAGATAAGTGTCTTGAAGTGAGTGAATCTTTGAACAAGAAAGTCAGCACTGCAAAACTGAATAAGTGGCTAATTGATGCTTTAGATAGGCACTCTCACCCGCTTGTAAAAGGCAAAGCAGTTAAAATGAAGTATATCGCTCAAATTGGTACTAAACCTCCAGCTTTTTCTTTGATATGTAACATACCTGAAAGTGTTGATGAAAGTTACAAACGCTATTTAATTAATGACCTTAGAAAAAATTTCTTTGCTGAAGGCGTGCCAGTCAGATTACTTTTGAAAAAAAATAAAAATCCCTATGCAAAATGA
- a CDS encoding acyl-CoA carboxylase subunit beta, producing the protein MQDFKILENLKTKALEAEKGGGSNRINKQHEKGKLTARERLSILLDENSFEEYDKFVKHHTADFGMQNANFLGDGVVIGHGTIYGRKVFVYSQDFTVFGGSLGASHAKKICKIMDMAINARVPIIGLNDSGGARIQEGVNSLAGYGEIFQRNVNASGVIPQISLIMGPCAGGAVYSPALTDFTFMVKNSSYMFITGPDVVKKVTYEDVSFEDLGGAKIHTSKTGVADFAFNNDVEMLLKMREFFTFLPANNQESPKPKSTCDSVDDIDESLNTLIPSNPNTPYGMYELIEKVCDEKKFFELKPDFARNIIIGFSRIGGNTVGIVANQPMHLAGCLDIDSSRKAARFVRFCDAFNIPIITLIDVPGFLPGTNQEYNNIIQHGAKLLYAYAEATVPKISLITRKAYGGAYIVMNSKHLKGDINYAWPTAEIAVMGPESAVEIIFRHEKDQQTLIKEYKEKFANPFFAASHGYIDDIIVPSKTRHHFHKALELLKNKKVERIWKKHDNLPL; encoded by the coding sequence ATGCAAGACTTTAAAATACTAGAAAATCTAAAAACCAAAGCACTAGAAGCTGAAAAAGGAGGTGGTTCTAACAGAATCAATAAACAACACGAAAAAGGGAAATTAACTGCCAGAGAAAGACTCAGTATACTGCTCGATGAAAATTCGTTTGAGGAATACGATAAATTCGTGAAGCATCACACAGCTGATTTTGGCATGCAAAATGCTAATTTTCTAGGTGATGGAGTTGTAATTGGCCATGGTACTATTTATGGCAGGAAAGTTTTTGTTTATTCTCAGGATTTTACTGTTTTTGGTGGATCACTTGGTGCATCACATGCAAAAAAAATATGTAAAATTATGGATATGGCGATCAATGCCAGGGTTCCAATTATCGGACTAAATGACTCTGGTGGAGCCAGAATTCAGGAGGGAGTAAATTCCCTTGCTGGTTATGGAGAAATCTTTCAAAGAAACGTAAATGCATCGGGTGTTATACCACAAATCTCTTTAATCATGGGGCCATGTGCAGGGGGTGCGGTTTACTCTCCAGCATTAACTGACTTTACTTTCATGGTAAAGAATAGTTCATACATGTTTATAACCGGACCAGATGTAGTAAAAAAGGTTACCTACGAAGATGTAAGTTTCGAAGACCTTGGTGGAGCAAAAATTCATACAAGCAAAACAGGAGTAGCGGATTTTGCATTCAATAATGATGTTGAAATGCTGCTAAAAATGCGTGAATTCTTTACTTTCTTACCAGCAAATAATCAAGAATCACCTAAACCTAAATCAACCTGTGATTCAGTTGATGATATTGATGAATCTTTAAATACTCTGATTCCTAGCAATCCTAATACTCCTTATGGTATGTATGAACTTATTGAAAAGGTGTGCGATGAGAAGAAATTCTTTGAACTAAAACCTGATTTTGCTCGTAATATTATAATTGGTTTTAGTAGGATTGGAGGAAATACTGTTGGTATTGTTGCAAATCAACCTATGCACCTTGCAGGATGTTTGGATATTGATTCTTCAAGAAAAGCTGCAAGATTTGTAAGGTTTTGTGACGCATTTAACATTCCGATCATCACACTTATTGATGTTCCGGGGTTTTTACCTGGTACAAACCAAGAATACAATAATATAATACAACACGGAGCGAAACTGCTTTACGCTTACGCTGAAGCGACTGTGCCGAAAATTAGCCTTATCACTAGAAAAGCGTATGGTGGTGCATATATCGTTATGAACTCGAAACATTTAAAAGGTGACATAAATTATGCTTGGCCAACTGCTGAAATAGCTGTAATGGGCCCTGAAAGTGCAGTTGAAATTATATTTAGGCATGAAAAAGACCAGCAAACGTTAATCAAAGAATATAAAGAGAAATTTGCTAATCCATTTTTTGCTGCATCACATGGATACATTGATGACATTATAGTGCCAAGTAAAACAAGGCATCACTTTCACAAAGCATTAGAGCTACTCAAAAACAAGAAAGTAGAAAGAATATGGAAAAAGCATGATAACCTACCTCTGTAA
- the mutM gene encoding bifunctional DNA-formamidopyrimidine glycosylase/DNA-(apurinic or apyrimidinic site) lyase, which yields MPELPEVEVISNFLLDKIKNKQISNVIVNNWNLRVPITRNIDDMLKGKVIRNIKRRGKYTIWNTDGSMAVIIHLGMSGKLIYADHDQVRNKHDHVVFLFSDNTSIIFNDPRRFGLVIILSKEQEINFFDDFGIEPLTDEFSGDYLQELLKNKKVNIKSALMDNKLIVGIGNIYASESLFRARISPLRLAKDLTSIECKKLAAEIKNTLSDAIAAGGSTLKDYAQPSGSAGYFQNNFYVYGKVQKPCRICNNIITLIRQNGRSTYFCNACQN from the coding sequence ATGCCAGAACTACCGGAAGTGGAAGTAATCTCTAACTTCTTGCTTGATAAAATTAAAAACAAGCAAATCAGTAATGTTATAGTGAATAATTGGAATTTACGTGTACCAATAACAAGAAATATTGATGATATGCTAAAGGGCAAAGTCATACGCAACATCAAGCGTAGAGGTAAGTATACGATCTGGAATACAGATGGTAGTATGGCTGTAATCATACATCTTGGCATGAGCGGAAAGCTTATATATGCTGACCACGATCAAGTGCGGAATAAGCACGATCACGTGGTATTTTTATTTTCCGATAATACTTCAATAATCTTTAATGATCCAAGAAGATTTGGATTAGTTATTATTTTAAGCAAAGAACAAGAAATAAATTTTTTTGATGATTTCGGAATAGAGCCCCTCACGGATGAATTCAGTGGAGACTATTTACAGGAGTTGCTGAAAAACAAAAAAGTGAATATCAAATCAGCATTAATGGATAACAAATTGATAGTTGGCATAGGCAACATATACGCTTCTGAAAGTTTGTTTAGAGCCCGCATATCACCACTTAGGTTGGCAAAAGATTTAACTTCTATAGAATGCAAAAAACTTGCTGCTGAAATAAAAAATACTCTGAGTGATGCAATTGCTGCAGGTGGTTCAACACTGAAAGATTATGCACAGCCATCTGGATCTGCTGGATACTTTCAAAATAACTTTTACGTATATGGTAAAGTTCAAAAACCTTGCAGAATCTGCAACAATATCATAACACTTATACGACAAAATGGCCGTAGCACTTATTTTTGCAATGCGTGCCAGAATTAA
- the pdxH gene encoding pyridoxamine 5'-phosphate oxidase, with protein sequence MTFSPEKDPFDLFSKWYKAVLNSSSTAMTLATCSKDCIPSARVVLLKEYSKEGFVFFTNVNSKKGKELTENPKAALVFHWIEFARQVRIEGDVKLLNDERTDKYFSSRALGSQISAWCSKQSSVLKNWQDFEQAIKLKEKEFYNTQVSRPDFWVGFCVIPKVIEFWQEGEYRRHTRFRYTLIGESNWKVEQLYP encoded by the coding sequence ATGACATTCTCACCTGAAAAAGATCCGTTTGATTTGTTTTCAAAGTGGTATAAAGCAGTACTTAATTCTTCATCAACTGCAATGACGCTAGCAACTTGTAGCAAAGACTGTATTCCATCTGCAAGAGTAGTATTACTAAAGGAATATAGTAAAGAAGGTTTTGTGTTTTTCACTAACGTAAACAGTAAAAAAGGGAAAGAATTGACTGAGAACCCCAAAGCTGCGTTAGTGTTTCATTGGATAGAATTTGCTAGGCAAGTACGAATTGAAGGAGATGTTAAACTTCTAAACGATGAAAGAACTGACAAATACTTCTCTTCTCGAGCGCTGGGTAGTCAAATTAGCGCATGGTGCTCAAAACAATCGAGCGTTCTGAAAAATTGGCAAGATTTTGAGCAAGCTATAAAATTGAAGGAGAAAGAATTTTACAATACACAAGTTTCTCGTCCTGACTTTTGGGTGGGATTTTGTGTAATCCCAAAAGTAATTGAATTTTGGCAAGAAGGTGAATATAGGAGACACACCAGATTTAGGTACACCCTTATTGGGGAAAGCAATTGGAAAGTGGAACAATTATATCCCTAA
- the terL gene encoding phage terminase large subunit, producing the protein MKSLCASVAWPAWILGNQPTARIIVASYSRLLSEKHSLDTRCIMQSSWYRKLFPEVELSKDQNTKYKFQTVQRGYRIATSVGGTLTGEGGDFIIVDDPLSSAQALSETLRKRATNWFDQTLVTRLNDRKKGIIVLVMHRLHQEDLTGYLLSKPKNIWHHICLPIIAENKEITYSIKKPALPVPVTRTAWSTLNEYTRNKTALPAKILYLRGEGQLLYHLDEGKEEVEMINAELGSYAFAAQYQQNPLPLSSGIVKREWLKRYKNVPDNLSHVTQSWDTAVSISDSSGFSVCTTWAKADNKFYLLDVYRAKLEYPKLKEQVLSLAARWKPHAILIEAKTSGQQLIQELKTNSDLPVIEIVPHSGKLARFYQIVPIIESGKVFLPHQAVWLSDFEYEILMFPEARHDDQVDSTVQYLQWVRDSSSRVAALRAL; encoded by the coding sequence ATGAAGTCCCTGTGCGCTAGTGTTGCGTGGCCCGCATGGATACTGGGAAATCAGCCAACTGCAAGAATAATAGTTGCAAGTTACTCTCGGCTACTTAGCGAAAAACACTCGCTCGATACAAGGTGTATAATGCAGTCTAGTTGGTATAGAAAGCTATTTCCAGAAGTAGAACTATCCAAAGACCAGAATACTAAATATAAATTTCAAACAGTGCAGAGAGGATACAGAATTGCAACATCAGTTGGAGGAACATTAACCGGTGAAGGTGGAGATTTCATCATCGTGGACGATCCGCTCAGTTCTGCTCAAGCTTTGAGTGAAACGCTTAGAAAACGTGCCACGAACTGGTTTGATCAGACTTTAGTAACCAGGCTCAACGACAGAAAAAAAGGAATCATCGTTCTTGTGATGCACAGGCTACACCAGGAGGACTTAACCGGATACCTTCTCTCCAAACCGAAAAACATATGGCATCATATTTGTTTACCAATAATAGCTGAAAATAAGGAAATTACTTATTCAATCAAAAAGCCAGCGCTTCCTGTTCCTGTCACCCGAACAGCTTGGTCAACTCTAAATGAGTACACCAGAAATAAAACAGCATTACCTGCAAAAATACTATACTTAAGAGGAGAAGGTCAGTTGCTATACCACCTAGATGAAGGAAAAGAAGAAGTTGAGATGATAAATGCTGAGCTTGGTAGTTACGCTTTTGCTGCCCAATATCAACAAAACCCTCTGCCGCTTTCAAGTGGTATAGTCAAACGAGAGTGGCTAAAGCGCTATAAAAATGTTCCTGATAATCTCTCGCATGTAACACAAAGTTGGGACACTGCGGTTTCAATAAGCGATTCTAGCGGCTTTAGCGTTTGTACCACCTGGGCAAAAGCGGATAATAAATTCTATTTACTTGATGTATATCGTGCAAAGCTTGAGTATCCAAAACTTAAAGAACAAGTTCTGTCACTAGCTGCAAGGTGGAAGCCACATGCAATTTTAATCGAAGCAAAAACGAGTGGTCAGCAATTGATTCAAGAGCTAAAGACAAATAGTGACCTACCTGTTATCGAGATAGTACCACATAGCGGTAAACTTGCTCGATTCTACCAAATTGTTCCAATAATAGAGTCTGGTAAGGTTTTTCTGCCGCACCAAGCAGTATGGCTCAGCGATTTTGAGTATGAGATTTTAATGTTTCCGGAAGCTCGCCACGACGACCAAGTGGATAGTACCGTGCAATATCTGCAGTGGGTGAGAGATAGTAGCTCTAGGGTCGCAGCTTTACGGGCATTGTGA
- a CDS encoding ComEC family competence protein has product MILVTLLSFFLSLDSQQVLWFPVCQCVGILTYFSLSFEPSCISIFLLLPPALTLIAILHKRYTILCIALIAVLIGFTASKLRTALVDTQILDKERYVKDIIATVKDINDRGSYKQFLLSVSTISKSSPVIPAPPFVIPVLDTGIQKKKIWIPALRAGMTPYRALDNIRISVRTKVEKGIKIGDQVKLSAKLFPLKIAPSEHAYDFARIAYYQKISATGFATSKIALHKKAEARKFQEYIESFRQYIYENLQQNIKKPHADIISALLIGKKDGIDQKTMDAIRDSGIAHLFAISGLHLSFVAGLFFIVFRNLFAISETLTLKYNTKKISAFLTILPTTFYLLITGMQISAQRAYIMVILVLVAIMIERKYRGLIAIAFAAAVILSVEPEAILKPGFQMSFSAVLALVASYQINANKLFKIKIMKYFVSIMISSVIASLATVPYTIYNFNYFSISGIITNLVAIPVVTLIIIPLGIIYVLLIPLGIEWIIAPFIERPIDSVLYITNAIASLQYLVIPIRTFPASSIIIITLGLLWLCLWERNWRFLGIFFIVLGICFSTAYKTPDILINADNVAAKESDNLLYSLTRKNRNFVVKTWAKQNGKNQILNHTKYSNPDKRLKCNDYGCIYNKGNSKSVLLAYKKEDILENCGKVDLIIQLSEFNYSVCNTKTIKYADLGTYGTHSVWLTNRYVKINKVRSNRPWHMLKN; this is encoded by the coding sequence TTGATTTTAGTCACCCTCCTTTCCTTTTTTTTATCGCTTGATTCGCAGCAGGTCTTATGGTTTCCTGTGTGTCAGTGTGTAGGGATTTTAACCTATTTTTCCCTAAGTTTTGAACCAAGCTGCATATCTATTTTTCTTTTGCTTCCACCTGCACTAACTCTGATTGCGATACTGCACAAAAGGTACACAATACTATGCATTGCTTTAATTGCAGTGCTCATAGGATTTACAGCTAGTAAATTAAGAACAGCTTTAGTTGATACTCAAATTCTTGATAAAGAGAGATACGTAAAAGATATAATTGCCACAGTGAAGGACATTAATGACAGGGGCTCATACAAACAATTTCTGCTTTCTGTCTCTACTATTTCAAAATCCTCTCCTGTCATCCCAGCACCCCCTTTTGTCATCCCAGTACTTGATACTGGGATCCAGAAAAAAAAGATATGGATTCCAGCATTACGCGCTGGAATGACACCGTATAGAGCTCTAGATAACATCAGAATATCGGTTAGAACCAAAGTGGAAAAAGGCATTAAAATAGGCGATCAAGTAAAATTATCAGCAAAACTCTTCCCTCTAAAGATTGCGCCCTCGGAGCATGCATATGATTTTGCAAGAATAGCATATTATCAGAAAATAAGTGCAACAGGTTTTGCAACAAGCAAAATAGCTTTGCACAAAAAGGCTGAAGCAAGGAAATTTCAAGAATATATAGAATCTTTCCGTCAATACATTTATGAAAATCTGCAGCAAAATATTAAAAAACCACATGCAGACATAATTTCTGCATTACTAATCGGCAAAAAGGACGGAATAGACCAAAAAACTATGGATGCGATAAGAGATTCAGGTATAGCACATTTGTTTGCCATATCTGGTTTGCATTTATCATTTGTTGCTGGCCTGTTTTTTATAGTGTTTCGTAATTTATTCGCAATATCTGAAACTTTGACTCTTAAGTATAACACCAAGAAAATATCTGCATTCCTTACTATCTTGCCAACCACGTTTTATTTGTTGATTACCGGTATGCAAATTTCTGCTCAGCGTGCCTACATCATGGTGATTTTAGTACTCGTTGCAATAATGATAGAGAGAAAATATCGAGGGTTAATAGCAATTGCGTTTGCTGCTGCAGTGATACTCTCAGTAGAACCAGAAGCAATTTTAAAGCCAGGCTTTCAGATGTCATTTTCTGCGGTTTTGGCACTGGTTGCCAGTTATCAAATTAATGCTAATAAATTGTTCAAAATAAAAATAATGAAATATTTTGTGTCGATAATGATCAGCTCAGTAATAGCAAGTTTAGCAACTGTTCCGTACACGATATACAATTTTAATTATTTTTCAATTAGTGGCATTATCACAAATTTAGTTGCTATACCAGTAGTTACATTAATTATTATTCCACTTGGAATAATTTATGTCTTATTGATTCCTTTAGGTATTGAATGGATTATAGCGCCATTTATAGAGCGCCCAATTGACAGCGTTTTGTATATAACAAACGCTATCGCTAGTCTTCAGTATTTGGTTATTCCCATTCGTACTTTTCCTGCCTCATCAATTATTATCATAACACTTGGTTTGTTGTGGCTGTGCTTGTGGGAAAGAAATTGGCGTTTTTTGGGAATTTTCTTTATTGTACTAGGTATTTGCTTTAGCACTGCATATAAAACCCCCGACATCCTAATAAATGCTGATAATGTTGCTGCAAAGGAGAGTGATAACTTACTATATTCTCTCACTAGAAAAAATAGGAACTTTGTTGTCAAAACATGGGCGAAACAAAATGGGAAGAACCAAATTTTGAATCATACAAAATATAGCAATCCAGATAAAAGACTAAAGTGCAACGATTATGGCTGTATATATAATAAAGGAAATAGTAAGTCAGTGTTGCTAGCTTACAAAAAAGAAGATATTCTAGAAAATTGTGGTAAAGTTGATTTAATAATCCAACTAAGTGAATTCAACTATTCAGTTTGTAATACTAAAACTATCAAATATGCCGATTTAGGAACGTATGGCACACATTCTGTTTGGTTAACAAATCGTTACGTAAAGATTAATAAAGTGCGCTCTAATAGGCCTTGGCACATGTTGAAAAATTAA
- a CDS encoding RluA family pseudouridine synthase, whose product MTIDHSVITLSVNNDKEKLRLDTYIAEKCNISRSKAQRLIQDEQVTLLGIPITDNNHIVKTGKKYMVHLTCENESTSIEPNHDIKLDIIYEDEAIIVLSKQSGLTVHPGAGTNNDTLLNAVIAHLDVRPGIVHRLDKDTSGLMVIAKNEEAHSFLSELLSNRKVKREYLAVVWGTLSTQQGTIKTNIAPKRGNKEMMCVTKITGKLAITHYLVQKIIGQASLVKCTLETGRTHQIRVHMSHIGHSIVGDQVYGKNSSKSTKYAKNSSFIRNFNRQALHAYTLGLYHPKSKEYMEFVSDLPQDIKTLIGEFENIPKKGLPDF is encoded by the coding sequence ATCACTATAGATCACTCAGTAATAACCTTAAGTGTTAATAATGATAAAGAGAAATTAAGGTTAGACACCTATATAGCTGAAAAATGCAACATATCACGCAGTAAAGCACAAAGATTGATACAAGATGAGCAGGTAACACTGCTTGGCATTCCTATAACCGACAACAATCACATAGTAAAAACAGGCAAGAAGTATATGGTACATCTTACTTGTGAAAATGAATCCACATCAATTGAACCTAATCACGATATAAAACTTGATATCATATACGAAGATGAGGCCATTATAGTTCTGAGTAAACAAAGTGGATTAACAGTGCACCCTGGTGCTGGGACAAACAATGATACGCTCTTGAACGCAGTTATCGCTCACCTTGATGTAAGACCAGGAATTGTTCATAGACTCGATAAAGATACTAGTGGGCTGATGGTAATTGCAAAAAATGAGGAAGCTCATAGTTTTTTGTCTGAATTGTTATCAAATCGTAAAGTAAAGCGGGAATACTTAGCAGTAGTTTGGGGAACATTGTCTACTCAACAAGGAACGATAAAAACTAACATTGCTCCAAAGCGTGGTAATAAAGAAATGATGTGTGTAACAAAAATCACAGGCAAATTAGCAATCACTCACTATTTAGTGCAGAAAATTATAGGACAAGCAAGCCTGGTTAAATGCACTTTAGAGACAGGCAGAACACACCAAATTCGAGTCCACATGAGCCACATAGGACATTCTATAGTTGGTGATCAAGTTTACGGAAAAAATAGTAGTAAAAGCACAAAATATGCTAAAAACTCTAGTTTTATTCGTAATTTCAATAGGCAAGCACTGCATGCTTATACACTTGGCTTATACCACCCAAAAAGTAAGGAATACATGGAATTTGTCTCTGATTTACCGCAAGATATAAAAACTTTAATTGGTGAGTTTGAAAATATACCTAAGAAAGGTTTACCTGATTTTTGA
- a CDS encoding EndoU domain-containing protein: protein MCLIIPIIGFIFYVRDHYFHTDYVEENNFEPFFSSQPGYIPPFPELTDFDRGVLKVCGDWGAHPDKEDFKILLSCPQHQEVVKGIYDKLDHQVITPDADLELFKDELANIWFTNSGSEKETIGFGHIFCGEPNDKLGGMHFVGRYVEAQEDKWAGAIWNDKSLCNKSDIKPPVYTFGMKYLGKDGEVKVKCPNGYAYNLHADDILISATKAFKELGKDGMCLYKMEDDNYQSVFVRKNDAILTFYPDLTPKCDNKSTYCSCSKS, encoded by the coding sequence TTGTGTTTAATAATACCAATAATAGGATTTATTTTTTATGTTAGGGATCATTATTTTCACACTGACTATGTAGAAGAAAATAATTTTGAACCATTTTTCAGTTCACAACCAGGTTATATACCACCGTTTCCAGAATTAACTGACTTCGATAGAGGAGTGTTGAAAGTTTGTGGAGATTGGGGAGCACATCCAGATAAAGAAGATTTCAAAATTTTACTTAGTTGTCCGCAGCATCAAGAAGTAGTGAAAGGAATATATGATAAGCTTGATCATCAAGTGATTACGCCAGATGCGGATTTGGAGTTATTTAAAGATGAACTGGCTAACATTTGGTTTACAAATAGTGGAAGTGAAAAAGAAACTATAGGGTTTGGACATATTTTTTGTGGTGAGCCAAACGATAAATTAGGTGGTATGCATTTTGTAGGTAGATATGTTGAAGCTCAAGAAGATAAATGGGCAGGTGCAATTTGGAATGATAAGTCCCTATGCAATAAATCAGATATTAAGCCACCAGTTTATACATTTGGAATGAAATATTTGGGTAAGGATGGGGAAGTGAAAGTTAAATGCCCAAATGGATACGCATATAACCTTCATGCCGATGATATTTTAATTTCTGCAACTAAGGCGTTCAAGGAATTAGGAAAAGATGGAATGTGCCTATATAAAATGGAAGATGACAATTATCAATCAGTGTTTGTAAGAAAGAATGATGCTATACTCACGTTCTATCCCGACTTAACACCAAAATGCGATAACAAGAGTACTTATTGTAGCTGCAGTAAATCTTAA
- a CDS encoding phosphoglycerate kinase, producing MNIPSIENCDLHNKTVLLRVDFNVPIKDGEIRDVTRILRALPTIEYLVNASAKIIIISHFGRPKARDNNLSLKNVIDTLSRLLNKKVKFIDDCVGEKVQKAVSAMDARDIILLENLRFYKEEEQSDSNFAKQLASLADIYVNDAFSCSHRAHASISRITEFLPSYAGFCLQDELKYLEKAVSFKAKPITAIVGGAKMSTKIKMLIKLTEKVDYLVLGGAIANNFLLFSKVNIGKSFFQNGVDDLLHNIVETANKNNCKIVVPEDVLVAVNPDYSTSISRRTESILDGDIILDIGPQTLSTISRIIASSKTLLWNGPIGVFEHSAFASGTIGVMKVVSDLTHKGKLTSIIGGGDSLSAISAAGLTDKDFTCVSTGGGAFLSWLGGNEMPGVAALQK from the coding sequence ATGAATATACCTAGTATAGAAAATTGTGATCTTCACAATAAAACCGTTTTACTCAGAGTTGACTTCAATGTTCCTATAAAAGATGGAGAAATTCGTGACGTCACTCGTATTTTGAGAGCATTGCCTACTATTGAGTATTTAGTGAATGCAAGTGCAAAGATTATTATTATATCGCATTTCGGACGCCCAAAGGCCAGAGACAATAATCTGTCGCTAAAAAATGTAATTGACACTTTATCGCGGTTACTAAATAAAAAAGTGAAATTCATTGATGATTGCGTTGGTGAAAAAGTGCAAAAAGCAGTGAGTGCTATGGATGCAAGAGATATAATATTACTAGAGAATCTAAGATTTTATAAAGAGGAAGAGCAGAGTGACTCAAATTTTGCCAAACAACTAGCATCTCTAGCGGATATATATGTAAATGATGCATTTTCTTGCTCTCACAGAGCTCACGCTTCTATTTCACGCATTACAGAGTTTTTACCTTCCTACGCGGGATTTTGCTTACAAGATGAGCTAAAGTATCTTGAAAAAGCTGTATCGTTTAAAGCTAAACCTATTACTGCGATAGTTGGGGGAGCCAAAATGTCAACTAAGATAAAAATGCTTATAAAGCTAACAGAAAAGGTTGATTACCTAGTTCTCGGAGGTGCAATTGCTAATAATTTTTTGTTATTTAGCAAAGTAAATATAGGAAAATCTTTCTTTCAAAATGGTGTTGACGACCTTCTACATAATATTGTTGAAACAGCAAATAAAAACAATTGCAAAATAGTTGTGCCAGAAGATGTTCTGGTTGCAGTAAACCCTGATTACAGCACTAGTATTTCAAGAAGAACTGAGTCCATTTTGGACGGTGATATAATTTTGGATATCGGACCACAAACTTTGAGTACAATAAGCCGTATAATAGCAAGCAGTAAGACTCTGCTGTGGAATGGACCTATTGGTGTTTTTGAACATTCAGCTTTTGCAAGTGGTACAATAGGGGTAATGAAAGTCGTAAGTGACTTAACGCACAAAGGAAAGTTAACCAGCATAATAGGGGGAGGCGATAGTCTATCTGCAATAAGCGCTGCAGGCCTTACCGATAAGGATTTTACATGTGTTTCCACTGGTGGAGGAGCGTTTTTAAGTTGGCTGGGTGGTAACGAAATGCCGGGAGTTGCTGCTCTGCAAAAATGA